A single Nicotiana tabacum cultivar K326 chromosome 5, ASM71507v2, whole genome shotgun sequence DNA region contains:
- the LOC142180997 gene encoding putative disease resistance protein RGA3, which yields MIQAFIHDAERRQVEDQAVEQWLKRLERVAEDAENVFDEFKYESLKAKVMKIRKNPIRKASGFFSHTAFKSKMSQKIKNINEELWTINHLAKQAISLQPLRGPSQQILPIREIDSVVVASDVVGRDKDVAEIKEKMLNMREDVVLCTIPIVGMGGSGKTTVAKRIFNDEHIKQQFEKRVWLCLPEMLEAKSFLELMLESLTERKPEVQSRDIIVKKIRDELRGKRYLLVLDDLWRVDSWHDFVDTLRGINTSRGNCILVTTRSKKMESSITVDLHKLEVLADDHCWSVFKQRAFVDAMVPEELVSMGNRIVEMCKGLPLAVLRKPNCNGPVGNPSLQLLNSVKLVPFVARATKLASNNSIFDYIENTN from the exons ATGATCCAAGCTTTCATTCATGATGCTGAAAGACGACAAGTTGAGGATCAAGCTGTGGAACAATGGCTCAAGAGGCTTGAGAGAGTTGCTGAAGATGCTGAGAATGTGTTTGACGAATTCAAATATGAATCTCTCAAAGCAAAAGTGATGAAGATCCGAAAAAACCCAATAAGAAAGGCCAGTGGTTTCTTTTCTCATACAGCTTTTAAGAGCAAAATGtctcaaaaaatcaaaaacatcAATGAAGAGTTGTGGACTATCAATCA cttggccaaacaggctattagtctcCAACCACTAAGAGGTCCTTCTCAGCAAATACTACCAATTCGAGAAATAGATTCTGTGGTAGTTGCTTCTGATGTTGTTGGTAGAGACAAGGATGTTGCTGAAATAAAGGAGAAGATGTTGAACATGAGAGAAGATGTTGTTCTGTGCACCATTCCCATAGTCGGTATGGGAGGTTCAGGTAAAACAACTGTGGCTAAGAGAATTTTTAATGATGAACATATCAAGCAACAGTTTGAAAAGAGAGTTTGGTTGTGTCTACCTGAAATGTTAGAAGCTAAGAGCTTTCTTGAATTGATGCTTGAATCATTGACAGAAAGGAAACCTGAGGTCCAAAGCAGGGATATAATAGTCAAGAAGATCCGAGATGAATTGCGAGGAAAAAGGTATTTGCTTGTTCTGGATGATTTGTGGCGTGTTGACTCGTGGCACGATTTTGTGGACACTCTGAGAGGAATAAATACATCCAGAGGAAACTGCATTCTTGTGACTACTCGTTCGAAGAAAATGGAATCCTCAATAACAGTAGATCTTCACAAGTTGGAAGTATTAGCAGATGATCATTGTTGGTCCGTTTTTAAACAAAGAGCATTTGTTGATGCGATGGTTCCAGAGGAATTAGTGAGCATGGGCAACAGGATTGTTGAAATGTGTAAAGGTCTACCATTGGcagtgttgcggaagccaaat TGCAATGGACCAGTGGGAAATCCCAGCCTGCAGCTCCTAAATTCAGTTAAGCTGGTGCCTTTTGTAGCAAGGGCTACTAAACTAGCAAGTAACAACAGCATCTTTGATTATATTGAAAATACCAACTAA